A stretch of Ranitomeya variabilis isolate aRanVar5 chromosome 3, aRanVar5.hap1, whole genome shotgun sequence DNA encodes these proteins:
- the C3H1orf216 gene encoding UPF0500 protein C1orf216 homolog: MFAIQKSESSPHQSPFYCTKPLGNLPFPSDKERKQDTNFNILEEAYDKNENWRQEKGDEGNWGDKSNEDSGKIHLEDNRTNLKKNTMMKIKAVKSEGISLSSLEEEVRSPPEGAEIMQLGVDSPANETTKECSEWPGSPLEDNGYASSSLSIDSPDSIPGSTWEDNKSPTLTSTQLEDPEMENSEDESSSESESLTLTLTEAFQSLKDKEKLKEQEKEKHHAQLTMYRRLALLRWIRSLQQRVKDQQNRLQESFDTILDNRKEMLRYIQHGCNKSPTKEAA; this comes from the coding sequence ATGTTTGCCATACAGAAGTCTGAAAGCAGCCCTCACCAGTCCCCATTTTATTGCACCAAACCTTTGGGTAACTTACCATTTCCTAGTGACAAAGAGCGAAAGCAAGACACTAACTTTAACATTTTGGAGGAGGCATATGATAAAAATGAAAACtggagacaggagaagggagatGAAGGTAACTGGGGAGATAAATCAAATGAAGACAGTGGTAAAATTCACTTAGAAGATAATAGAACCAATCTGAAAAAGAATACAATGATGAAAATAAAGGCTGTCAAGTCTGAGGGAATCAGCTTGTCTTCATTGGAGGAAGAAGTTAGGAGCCCTCCAGAAGGAGCAGAAATAATGCAATTAGGAGTGGACTCACCAGCTAATGAGACAACAAAGgaatgcagtgaatggccaggatcTCCATTGGAAGACAATGGTTACGCCAGCAGTTCACTTAGCATTGACAGTCCTGACAGCATACCTGGCAGTACATGGGAGGACAACAAATCACCTACTTTAACATCCACCCAATTGGAGGATCCTGAAATGGAGAACTCTGAAGACGAATCCTCATCAGAATCTGAATCCCTCACACTTACGCTGACAGAAGCTTTCCAAAGTCTAAAAGACAAGGAAAAACTAAAGGAGCAAGAAAAGGAGAAGCATCATGCACAATTGACAATGTATAGGAGACTAGCTCTTTTGAGATGGATCAGAAGTCTTCAACAACGGGTGAAGGATCAGCAGAACAGACTGCAGGAGAGCTTTGACACTATCCTGGACAACCGCAAGGAGATGCTGAGGTACATCCAGCATGGCTGCAATAAGTCACCCACTAAAGAAGCAGCATAA